One genomic region from Bacillus aquiflavi encodes:
- a CDS encoding FAD synthetase family protein, translated as MKTIFLHRENVQMIAKEAVPTVLAIGFFDGVHVGHQQVIKTAKQIAKKKKVKLGVMTFSPHPTEVLSRGKKAVQYLTPLSVKETIFTSLGVDILYVVTFDEVFSALAPKQFVAQYLIDLHVIHVVAGFDFTYGTKGKGNMGTLFYDSDEKLSVTTVTKVIYDGNKISSTYIRQLLNEGAVDQLPAYLGRHYVTKGNWHKAKVIISHHYTYTYPKQGYYYVELSSQRRTIETVVSVIDSNNVAVIDERLHHFNEGEQISIHWKEQVSSNERKLSNF; from the coding sequence GTGAAAACTATATTTCTCCATCGGGAAAATGTGCAAATGATTGCGAAAGAAGCCGTGCCAACTGTGTTGGCAATAGGATTTTTTGATGGTGTCCATGTAGGACATCAGCAAGTGATTAAAACTGCAAAACAAATTGCAAAGAAAAAGAAAGTGAAGCTTGGGGTGATGACGTTTTCCCCTCATCCGACAGAAGTTTTATCAAGAGGGAAGAAAGCAGTGCAATATTTAACACCGCTCTCTGTAAAGGAAACGATTTTCACCTCTTTAGGAGTCGATATTCTCTATGTTGTTACGTTTGATGAAGTATTTTCAGCACTTGCACCTAAACAGTTTGTTGCTCAATATTTAATTGATTTACATGTTATCCACGTTGTTGCTGGATTCGATTTTACTTATGGGACAAAAGGCAAAGGGAATATGGGGACACTCTTTTACGACAGTGATGAAAAATTAAGCGTTACGACAGTAACAAAGGTCATCTACGATGGAAACAAAATTAGCTCAACATATATTCGGCAGTTATTAAATGAAGGAGCAGTTGATCAGTTGCCGGCCTATCTCGGTAGGCATTACGTTACAAAAGGTAATTGGCATAAAGCAAAGGTCATTATTTCACACCATTATACGTATACGTATCCGAAGCAAGGATATTATTATGTTGAACTATCTTCACAGCGCCGAACGATTGAAACAGTCGTTTCAGTTATAGATTCAAATAATGTAGCGGTCATAGATGAAAGGTTGCATCATTTTAACGAAGGGGAGCAAATTTCAATCCATTGGAAAGAACAAGTATCTTCTAACGAACGTAAATTATCAAATTTTTAA
- a CDS encoding GlcG/HbpS family heme-binding protein — translation MFLEKLSVSNRLATQMVNEAKKKAEQLGIHVNIAVVDSGGHLLAFERMDHAPILSIEIAQNKAYTAAAFGIPTHEWYPLIEHTPQLKAGIVHTSRLVIFGGGYPIQIGNKLAGAIGVSGGTEEEDQLCCEAALRLIENSVYTSKEG, via the coding sequence ATGTTTTTAGAAAAACTTTCTGTATCGAACCGATTAGCGACACAAATGGTCAATGAAGCGAAGAAAAAGGCGGAACAGTTAGGGATTCACGTAAATATTGCTGTTGTAGATTCAGGAGGGCATTTACTTGCTTTTGAACGGATGGACCATGCCCCGATCTTAAGTATTGAGATTGCACAAAACAAAGCTTATACTGCAGCGGCATTTGGCATTCCAACACATGAGTGGTATCCGTTAATTGAACATACCCCTCAATTAAAAGCTGGAATTGTTCATACGTCCCGACTCGTTATTTTTGGAGGCGGTTATCCAATTCAAATCGGGAATAAATTAGCTGGAGCAATCGGGGTAAGCGGAGGAACTGAAGAAGAAGACCAGCTTTGCTGTGAAGCGGCATTAAGGTTAATTGAAAATTCGGTATA